The following DNA comes from Oncorhynchus mykiss isolate Arlee chromosome 16, USDA_OmykA_1.1, whole genome shotgun sequence.
acagatactgtatatatctaACTAAAATTGCCCTGATAGCTTTTATATTCAACTGCCTTTTGGATATGATTCTATTATTAGATCTTTAGTTTGTGAATAATGTTACTGTACACATTCACCTCTTGCCCTAGATCCCTGTTTAAAGATGACTTAAAGAAAGATGCCATTCCTCCTTTTGGTATTTTGGTTTATCCTGGCAACAACACGGTTCCACACGCCATCATAACCTGTGTGACAGTTCAACAGTGAAAAGTGTGTTGCCTACTGTTTACCTCTTTATCATTTTCCTGAACTGAACGAAACCGTTGAAGGAATGTCCTATAAATGAGTTATTTGATGTGGCTAACCACCACCAGTCTCTAAAAGTAGAGCGCTGTAAAAGTTGAGGCTTCTCTGCTCATCTCCTCTTACATAACTGTGCCACATGTACCAGATCAGCATAAAATATGATTGAGTCAGTAACTCCTCATCATCAAGGTGGGGAAGAAATGGTATCAAGGCGTGAAAAGGACTGAGACGGATGCAGTTTTttacaaatataaattatatactGGTACTACTCGCAACTTCTAACCTTACCTATGTCTTTATGTTAGACTATACTCTTCGGGTCTTCACATTAGTCCAGTGTAGACAGAAAAAGCTACATTTCCAATAACTCAACAGAGTGATGGTGCCCTCCAGTGGTGTTACTTATattgttttttacattgttttatGTGAGCTGCTGTGCTTAATGGGATAGTCACATTGGAGATGGGGATCTAGTAAAGCACAATGCCGCACTGTCACATCATGTTACTGGAATTTAAATGATAAATCATTTAGAAAATGTATGAACACTGCTTCAGTGTGATCTATTCAACAGATTGTATTTGTGTTCTGTTTTATTAGTGCATTCCTGTAAGAAATGAACTTGTAAATATGTTTTCCTTCATTTGTAAATATAGCCAAAGTATGAAATAAAGAGCCTGGATTCATTCAGATGTCTTACTGAGTTTTCTGCAGGGGATTTTATTAGGTTTAACTCACTACTGTATCCTAAAGTTGTCTGTTTATAAAGGTTTTATGGTCATGGCTAGAATGGATCCAGCTTTGGTCAAATTAACGTTAGaattaggagaattaggttaaggttaggaaaagggttagggttagctaaaatgttacgttaatttgacaaaagctggatcccttctagccatgacctgGTTTTCCGTTGCATTTCTTTGTTTATttctttaattaattaattaaccttttatttaactaggcaagtcagttaagaacaaattcttatttacaatgacggcctaccaaaaggcaaaatacTTCCTGGGATTAAAATACATAAATAacatatataggacaaaacacacatcacgacaagagaggcCACACAACACTacttaaagagagacctaaagacaacaacatagcaaggcagcaacacatggcaacacagcatggtagcagcacaacatggtagcaacacaacatggtagcagcacaaaacatggtacaaacattattgggcacagacaacagcacaaagggcaataaggtagagacaacaacaccacacagggcagccacaactgtcagtaagagtgtacATGATTGCAAAGCAGACTGAGGCGACTGACTGAGGCTAGCAACAGGAGATGCTTCCCATCAGAACATGCCTCCCTCCTTCTAGAATGAGATTTTAGACAATCCTACAAGAGTCCGAATTATACGAAAGAAGTTATTGGACTTATTTAGGTCATAACGCCTTTGTTCAGGGTTACCATAATAAACCAAATATATACCGTGTATTTTCAAATATTGAGCAGATTCAGGTCATTACTGAGGCGGAACCTTTTCGAGGGAGATTTTGTAACAAGAAAAGAGGAAGAGTGTTTTAGGTGGACCGGAAGTTGTCTTCCGGAGTCACATTGAAAAACGAAAATCATTGATAACGTTAGCTACGCTTGTAGCTAGTGTCAAGTAAGTCATTGCGAAAATATGAATTTAATTACCGATTTAATCTTGTGTTGTTAGTACACAGCATAACTTTTTTAAACGTGTCAAACCTGTTTGGGATTATTCCTTGAGACGAGTACTCCATGATAGTGTTAGCAAGAGAGCTAACAACCAGTCATAGAAATCAACAGAATCTCTAAGCTAACGTGTTAGCAGCTACTCTTTTTACTCCACTTTGATATCGAAGTgactttttcgtagcaggttgGGAGAATTTACGCAGTAGATTTAGGATCATTAACGTAGAAGATCAGGAGACTTAGGTGGTAGCAAAAATGCTTTCATAACGTACTACGAAAATCACCTTGTATCAAAGCGGTATGAAAAGATTGTGTCTCAGCTAAATTAGTTAAGATAAATACTATTTTCAGTTGCGATAGTGACTTTTTCATAGCAGGTTAGTATAATTTACGCAGCATGTTAtaataattaacgtagcaggttaggagacggAGGTTAACGTTAGGACATAGTAGGTTAAGTTTAGCGAGAATactttcctaacctgctacgaacaTCACCCTGTATCAAAGCGGTTCGTAGTTGTATCTAAGGGGGCACTACCTGAAGTGTAAACTATGTACCAGCAatacacttcaaatcaaatgtagaccttacagtgaaatgcttacttacaagcccttaaccaacaatgcagttttaagaaaaataccttctaaaaaaagaaataaagtaacaaataataaaagagcagcagtgaaataataatagcgaggctatatacagggggtactggttagtcaaggtaattgagacAATGTATACATGTGGGTAGagctattaaagtgactatgcatagatgataacagagcagtgtggaggggtgtgcaagtagtctgggtagccatttgactagatgttcaggagtcttatgtcttgggggtagaagctgttttgaagcctcttggacctagacttggcgctcaggTGCTGCTTGCTGGGCAGTAGCAGAGagcacagtctatgactaggatggctggagtctttgaccatttttagggccttcctctgacaccgcctggtatagaggtcctggatggcaggaagcttggccccagtgatgtactgggccgtacgcactaccctctgtagtaacTTGtcgttggaggccgagcagttgtcataccaggcagtgatgcagccagtcaggatgctctcgatggtgcagctgtagaaccttttgaggatctgaggacccatgccaaatcctttgtCTTCTCAGGAGGGAaaagttttgtcgtgccctcttcacgactgtcttggggtGCTTGGGCCATGTTactttgttgttgatgtgaacaccaaggaacttgaagatttTTACAATTGACATGAATGGTCTCTAACATTTTTTTCATAGGGCACGCAGTGGAGCAGCATACAGACTCATTCAATCCTGATGACTCCACTTGAATAATCGTAGATATGTTTATCTCAAGGGTGGCCCCTCGCCTCAGTCTGCTTTGCAGAGCAACTGGTAAGTTTGTCAAGACACACATCAGATCTATAGCTagcttaaagtggaactgacaatATTTTAACTACTTAGCAGATGTGAAACAGACCTTCATAAtatcagttaaaaaaaaaaaatgaccagtttatgctacaaaaccaactttataagaggttttaaattgaggttatatttgactcaacattccatgacgtacactaaagcattgttggcagaatagatggatgcaggtCAATGCATGATAAaaataattcaccaatacatttcttggtagtccaggtgtcatttggttagctagcaagaacttgaaCGATTTATCCAGGTAGCATATCTCCTGCGATCACAAATTCACTCAACTCGATTTTGGAGCACTTTCGTCTGTGTGCCAGAgctcagaataactgatgaattttcGAATGCGCAACACCTGTTAAAATaggaccggtgtcagtaaacgtaggcAAAACAAATAAGTTGGTCACaaacgctctagataacatgtaaccagctctgctagggcaagtaaaaggGTCAGGgggaggtgttctctcatttgtgtcaaAGTAGCTTGCTTGCCAACTTTAGCCGCTTCGCTTGGTTGCAGGCAAGCCGCAGAACGATGAGGAGGCTACAATTATCCATCGTTTATCAGTGGAATTTTGACGGCCAACTAGCTGAacagtttgagagggtttatctaatgttccttctTAGATTTGAGCTCATCTTGCTCTGgttagcattagttgttgatgtgcataactgagggagagagagcctaccCTTTCATGGTTGTTGGATCAATAGGATTGTAAAGTTCCCAAAAGTAAGAGGATTCATGTGGTATtgacatatttgcagaaatccattcaagtatattttgtggcttttggcgaatgcgtTCTATTGATCTTAAGTCGCGCTGTTGCTACTGACTGTGAACACAccgtccagttcaaagtgaatgatggcaggcctgtgtggaaaatggcttgtttgtataaaggcctactgtagctctgattggctttGGTAAACCTGTCTGTGTAGACTCCGGTCCTGGAcgagacagatgtttttattcagttttatttcctgcagtgtctattaattgtccaaacgcatGGCTgatttcccactctatattgctatagaattttccCAGGTGCCTTAGTAAAAgcaattcccaaacattctaagaatttatcaaaatgaccatatctaagtgcttgcttgtcagaaaatgtttttaaaagtgtcatagtcttcctgggggtgtatatgaacagatttgaatGCTATTTTATGTttctaaaatgctgtcagttccactttaaaatgtggcACTATCACTTAAATGGTAAACTGATACAATTCTGTTTATTCTCCTTCAACGCTCAGGTGCACTTCAGACTCCAGTACAGTCATTGCGTGGATCTCTACTGCCCGTCTTCCCTGCTTGCTGCTCTTCTCTAAATGGAAAACCCAGAAACTATGGAACGGCAGCAGATAACTCGCAGCCTCCTCAACCGTGGGTGGCACTGGAGCCAGACCTGGAAGAGTTCCTTGTCCCTCGTAATCTATCAGTGTCCCCACTGGAGAGCTGGCTCTCCCTgcactactccctccctcccctgctaGAGGCTCCTCAGCCCCCGGAGGAAGGAGATGTGATGGTGGACACCAAGGTGTTGCCCCCATTTGCAGTCCCTCTACTGGAGGAGGGTGATGGCTCCGTCACGCCCCTCAGCTGTAAGAACGTGCTGGAGATCCGGCGGCGGAAGATGAACAGGCACAAGTACAAGAAGCTGCTGAAACGCACTAAGTTCCTGAGGAGGAGAGTGTTGGAGGGCAGGAGGAAGAAGAAGCAGGTCAGTGTTTTGGTTGGAGATGGAAGTAGAATGTTGTGCTCTTAATTGTTGTTCTTATGAGTATAAACTCTTAACGGGATACtctgggattttggcaatgaggccctttatctactcccccagagtcagatgaacccGTGGATacaatttttatgtctctgtccattatgaaggaagttagaggtagtttcacaagccaatgctaactaggcGTTtgctcaatgactggaagtccaTCGGTATCTGTTGGATGCTACCTcctaacttccttcaaactgcattcagagacataaaaatggtatccacgagttcatctgactctggggaaataGATAATGGGCCCTATTgctcattggggcggcaggtagcctagtggttagagcgttgggcgctCTATCCCAGAACTGAACTGAaatgtgtcattctgcccctgaacaaggcagttaacccactttttcCCGGTAGGCCATcaatataaataagaatttgttctgacttgcctagttaaataaaggtcaaattaaaaatgACAAAATCCTGAATTATCCCTTTAACTGCTTATCACTCACAGCTTATGTTACCTCAGTAATAATGTCCCCACTGCTTTGGACAGATTGTAACACTTATTACAGTCCCTGTGAGCGCTCTAATAGTGTATTTTCTGTACTCGTGTGAAGAAACGCTTTGAGAAGGATCTGCAGAGGATCTGGATGAGAGCTGGACTGAAGAAAGCCCCAGAGGGATGGAACACACCCAAAatcttcattaaacagtacaaGTCCAAGAGGGGATGAAGAAGAGTACATGCAAGGCTGAAAGCCTTCTGGCACACCGCTGACTGACCCACATACTGGGTCATAACAGGACACGTACGCTTTTCCTCAAACCCAGCAGAGCAGCCTGCTCTCCTTTGCTACTTGTCAGTGATGTGGACATTTTCCAGATGTTCTCTCCTGTTGAGTCTGATGTTCATTGTAAGTAAGTGAAAATGAACAATAAAGCTTTGTTTCCCATCCTTATAATTGTATCTACTCATCTTATTTAATATATCATCATACCAGTATGTTCATACCTGCTTAGCATAGGCTGCTATATTATTTTATACCTTTTCCTTTGCTATTTCGTGAGAGAAACAGTGAGTGGCAGTATTGTACAACCTCTGTTTCATTGAACTTGGGAGTCTGAAAGATGTTAAGCTGACATAGTCCATTGTTGTTCAGTGAGTGACAAAATGGTAAAACAATATTCTGGTGTCATGTGATATTAGGTCAGAAGAAGTGGTCACTTTCAAAGATGCCAATGTGAAGCAGGAGACGAGAAGATGCAGTCGGTCTGTTTTCTCTGTCGCAGTGCCAGGAGGTGTAGGGTTTCACAGGCACGTGTAGGAGGGGCATACCCTGCTGGTCTAGACTCTGGAGAAGTCTAGTTTTGTTGTTGACGCACTTTCTTCAGGTGTTGCTTTCTTCTGTCCATTGATGCACACACATCACCGTGTTGCAGCCTACCATCTTTTCTCCCAGCTTTCGAGGCGAAGTTGGACAAGACAGACAAAGACATGTTGCTGCTGTTTCTGAGTAAGTTCCAATTTTTGTTTTTACTATAACGGAACAAAAACTTCAATGTTTGTCGACCCTGCGCCAAAATGATGACGTTAGTCGACCCTGCATCAATGCAGTCAATGCAGATTCATTTAAACGTATTTAGCATTATAGTATTTATCCTGATACCTAGtaactttaccctgcctttaggTACAGACAatgtctacctcaaataccttgtacccctgcatcAATGATCTGTTAAATGTACTCTGTATATCACAAAATTCTTAAGTAAAATAGGTAAATAAGAATGGACAATCATGTCTGCCTCGGGTATTTGGTGGCGGTTGGGTGCTTTTCTTATGGGTTCACTCCAATGTGTTTTGAGTTAACTGCGGTCAGAGTGAGAGAGTCAGCACAATCCCTGTAGCCTGTCATTATATGTGCCAGTAAATGAGGGAGAGTCTCACCATAAGTGGGCTGGAGTTACTCAAGATACAGGGATTACCACTTAAACTCAATTTAGGGCCTTAGTCTCCTATATTGAATAACATTGTCTATCAAAATGTAGAGTCACCGATTTTCATGAATTCTTACTTAAAAATTGTAATTATAATGACAATGTTCATTGAATGATTTACCAATATCGTGGTCGTTGCAGAAGTTGGTAGGAAGGAAACCAATTTATTCTGCGTATCAAGTGTCCATGCATGCCCTAGGCTAGAGGCAAACTGCGATTTACAGGAATGGACAGGAAATTCATACCCTCTTGTTAGGGACGTTTTACAGATTCAGATATTGACTGATTCCAGCCTCGGCAAAATGTCAACAAAATGATGCTTATCTGGCAGGATGTGCCTTCTAGAGCAAAGAGTGTCTCTGAATTGACCCTTGTGTATATAGCTGAATCTTGGTTGAGTTATTACTGAGCGGTGCTGTGTGCTCCTCAAACTACAGTGTCATTGGGGGAGAAAAAAATTCCTGcacatagtttaaaaaaaaaaaaatatttcttacAAACTGTCTATCTGTTTGTGCAACTAAACTATGTATTACCCTCCTGAGCAAAATAATACAGcatgtacatgtttttttttactttaatcATTTTTCCACATTCAGTAATGTGTATTATTTCTGTAGCGATTCACCTTCAGATGTAAGTTATTGTGAAAGTGTCAGTCATTTAACATGGCAATTCAGTAGCAGGTAGTTAAATCTTTAAGTGTTAGTTTTGTATGTCTGCACCAGAGACCAAGGAGACATTTACAGGGTatgattattatatatatttttctgtcCACATAATTGTTTATGTCCTTCAGTGCTGCTCATACCACAGTTCTCCATCATGGTGGCACACATATAACCAACCTTGGACTTACGCTTGAGCTCATGGACTCGCATAAACATGTTGATACTAGAGATGAGACGTTGCCTCGTCTAGATGGTTATATCATAAGAAACATCAGCACCTCAAGTTCAATGACTTCACCAAACAAGAAATAGTCATTTTAATCGTAGGAGAACCTTTGAAATAAATGTTATTTCAATGCCCCTAGAGACCAGCAACTAATCACATAGGGAGTAAGTTTACTGACCGTAAAT
Coding sequences within:
- the aurkaip1 gene encoding aurora kinase A-interacting protein; this encodes MFISRVAPRLSLLCRATGALQTPVQSLRGSLLPVFPACCSSLNGKPRNYGTAADNSQPPQPWVALEPDLEEFLVPRNLSVSPLESWLSLHYSLPPLLEAPQPPEEGDVMVDTKVLPPFAVPLLEEGDGSVTPLSCKNVLEIRRRKMNRHKYKKLLKRTKFLRRRVLEGRRKKKQKRFEKDLQRIWMRAGLKKAPEGWNTPKIFIKQYKSKRG